A genomic stretch from Falco naumanni isolate bFalNau1 chromosome 6, bFalNau1.pat, whole genome shotgun sequence includes:
- the EEF1A1 gene encoding elongation factor 1-alpha 1, which yields MGKEKTHINIVVIGHVDSGKSTTTGHLIYKCGGIDKRTIEKFEKEAAEMGKGSFKYAWVLDKLKAERERGITIDISLWKFETSKYYVTIIDAPGHRDFIKNMITGTSQADCAVLIVAAGVGEFEAGISKNGQTREHALLAYTLGVKQLIVGVNKMDSTEPPYSQKRYEEIVKEVSTYIKKIGYNPDTVAFVPISGWNGDNMLEPSSNMPWFKGWKVTRKDGNASGTTLLEALDCILPPTRPTDKPLRLPLQDVYKIGGIGTVPVGRVETGVLKPGMVVTFAPVNVTTEVKSVEMHHEALSEALPGDNVGFNVKNVSVKDVRRGNVAGDSKNDPPMEAAGFTAQVIILNHPGQISAGYAPVLDCHTAHIACKFAELKEKIDRRSGKKLEDGPKFLKSGDAAIVDMIPGKPMCVESFSDYPPLGRFAVRDMRQTVAVGVIKAVDKKAGGAGKVTKSAQKAQKAK from the exons atgggaaaggagaagaCCCACATCAACATCGTCGTCATCGGCCACGTCGATTCTGGCAAGTCCACCACCACCGGCCACCTCATCTACAAATGCGGGGGCATCGACAAGAGGACCATCGAGAAGTTCGAGAAGGAAGCTGCTGAG atggGCAAAGGTTCCTTCAAATACGCCTGGGTCTTGGACAAGCTGAAAGCTGAACGTGAGCGTGGTATTACTATTGATATTTCCCTGTGGAAATTCGAAACAAGCAAATACTACGTCACCATCATTGATGCTCCTGGACACAGAGACTTCATTAAGAATATGATTACGGGAACTTCTCAG gCTGATTGTGCTGTCCTGATTGTTGCTGCTGGTGTTGGTGAGTTCGAGGCTGGTATTTCCAAGAACGGTCAGACCCGTGAGCACGCCCTTCTGGCCTACACCCTGGGTGTAAAACAGCTGATTGTTGGTGTCAACAAGATGGATTCCACTGAGCCACCTTACAGCCAGAAGAGATATGAAGAGATTGTCAAAGAAGTCAGCACTTACATCAAGAAAATTGGCTACAACCCAGACACTGTAGCTTTTGTGCCAATTTCTGGTTGGAACGGAGACAACATGTTGGAGCCTAGCTCTAAT ATGCCCTGGTTCAAGGGATGGAAGGTTACCCGAAAGGATGGCAATGCTAGTGGAACCACCCTCCTTGAAGCTTTGGATTGTATCCTGCCACCAACTCGTCCAACTGACAAACCTCTGCGTCTGCCTCTTCAGGATGTCTACAAAATTGGTG GCATTGGTACTGTACCAGTTGGCCGTGTGGAGACAGGTGTCCTGAAGCCAGGCATGGTGGTTACATTTGCCCCTGTCAACGTTACAACTGAAGTAAAATCTGTTGAGATGCACCACGAAGCCCTGAGCGAAGCTCTGCCTGGTGATAACGTTGGCTTCAATGTTAAGAACGTGTCTGTGAAAGATGTTCGCCGTGGCAATGTTGCTGGTGACAGCAAGAATGATCCTCCCATGGAAGCTGCTGGCTTCACTGCACAG GTTATTATCCTGAACCACCCTGGCCAGATCAGCGCTGGTTATGCCCCTGTGCTGGATTGCCATACCGCTCACATTGCATGCAAATTCGCTGAGCTCAAAGAGAAGATCGATCGTCGTTCTGGCAAGAAGCTGGAGGATGGCCCCAAATTCCTGAAATCTGGAGATGCTGCCATCGTTGATATGATCCCTGGCAAACCCATGTGTGTTGAGAGCTTCTCTGATTATCCTCCTCTCG GTCGTTTTGCTGTGCGTGACATGAGACAGACGGTTGCTGTTGGTGTCATCAAAGCAGTTGACAAGAAGGCTGGTGGAGCTGGCAAGGTCACAAAGTCGGCCCAGAAGGCCCAGAAGGCTAAATGA